One genomic segment of Anguilla anguilla isolate fAngAng1 chromosome 2, fAngAng1.pri, whole genome shotgun sequence includes these proteins:
- the tecrb gene encoding trans-2,3-enoyl-CoA reductase b isoform X2, which produces MKHYEVEILDAKTKDKLCFLDKVEPNATIGEIKSMFHKSHPQWYPARQSIRLDPKGKSLKDEDVLQQLPVGTTATFYFRDLGAQISWVTVFLTEYAGPLIIYLLFYFRVPFIYAPKYDFTTSKHWVVHLACMCHSFHYVKRLLETLFVHRFSHGTMPLRNIFKNCTYYWGFAAWMAYYINHPLYTPPIYGEQQVKMALIIFLFCQIGNFSIHIALRNLRPPGSKTRKIPYPTKNPFTWIFLLVSCPNYTYELGSWLGFTLMTQCLPVAFFTLVGFVQMTVWAKGKHRSYLKEFRDYPSLRSPILPFIL; this is translated from the exons GTGGAGATCCTGGATGCCAAGACCAAGGACAAGCTCTGCTTCCTGGACAAG GTGGAGCCAAATGCCACCATCGGAGAGATCAAGTCCATGTTCCACAAGTCCC acCCACAGTGGTATCCGGCCAGACAGTCCATCCGCCTCGACCCCA AGGGGAAGTCTCTGAAGGACGAGGACGTGCTGCAGCAGCTCCCTGTGGGGACCACCGCCACCTTCTACTTCAGAGACCTGGGAGCACAGATCAGCTGGGTCACT gtgtttCTGACAGAGTATGCCGGGCCACTCATCATCTACCTGCTGTTCTATTTCCGGGTTCCCTTCATCTACGCCCCGAAGTACGACTTCACCACCAGCAAACACTGGGTTGTGCA TCTAGCATGTATGTGTCACTCCTTCCACTACGTCAAGAGACTCTTGGAGACCCTGTTTGTCCATCGCTTCTCCCATGGCACTATGCCCCTGCGCAACATCTTCAAG AACTGTACCTACTACTGGGGCTTCGCTGCATGGATGGCCTATTACATCAACCACCCTCTCTACACGCCACCCA tCTATGGAGAGCAGCAGGTGAAGATGGCCCTCATTATATTCCTG TTCTGCCAGATCGGAAATTTCTCCATCCACATCGCCCTGCGCAACCTTCGACCTCCCG GTTCTAAGACCAGGAAGATCCCGTACCCCACAAAGAATCCCTTCACCTGGATCTTCCTGCTCGTCTCTTGTCCTAACTACACCTATGAG CTGGGGTCCTGGCTGGGCTTCACCCTGATGACCCAGTGCCTGCCGGTGGCCTTCTTCACCCTGGTGGGCTTCGTCCAGATGACCGTGTGGGCCAAGGGCAAGCACCGCAGCTACCTGAAGGAGTTCCGTGACTACCCCTCCCTCCGCTCCCCCATCCTGCCCTTCATcctgtag
- the tecrb gene encoding trans-2,3-enoyl-CoA reductase b isoform X1, which yields MDALALEATQPKKASPPAAPVPAKRPKPAKKAKKAVVFFEVEILDAKTKDKLCFLDKVEPNATIGEIKSMFHKSHPQWYPARQSIRLDPKGKSLKDEDVLQQLPVGTTATFYFRDLGAQISWVTVFLTEYAGPLIIYLLFYFRVPFIYAPKYDFTTSKHWVVHLACMCHSFHYVKRLLETLFVHRFSHGTMPLRNIFKNCTYYWGFAAWMAYYINHPLYTPPIYGEQQVKMALIIFLFCQIGNFSIHIALRNLRPPGSKTRKIPYPTKNPFTWIFLLVSCPNYTYELGSWLGFTLMTQCLPVAFFTLVGFVQMTVWAKGKHRSYLKEFRDYPSLRSPILPFIL from the exons ATGGATGCCCTGGCACTGGAGGCCACCCAGCCCAAAAAGGCCTCCCCGCCTGCCGCGCCCGTTCCAGCCAAACGCCCCAAACCCGCCAAAAAGGCTAAAAAAGCTGTGGTTTTCTTTGAGGTGGAGATCCTGGATGCCAAGACCAAGGACAAGCTCTGCTTCCTGGACAAG GTGGAGCCAAATGCCACCATCGGAGAGATCAAGTCCATGTTCCACAAGTCCC acCCACAGTGGTATCCGGCCAGACAGTCCATCCGCCTCGACCCCA AGGGGAAGTCTCTGAAGGACGAGGACGTGCTGCAGCAGCTCCCTGTGGGGACCACCGCCACCTTCTACTTCAGAGACCTGGGAGCACAGATCAGCTGGGTCACT gtgtttCTGACAGAGTATGCCGGGCCACTCATCATCTACCTGCTGTTCTATTTCCGGGTTCCCTTCATCTACGCCCCGAAGTACGACTTCACCACCAGCAAACACTGGGTTGTGCA TCTAGCATGTATGTGTCACTCCTTCCACTACGTCAAGAGACTCTTGGAGACCCTGTTTGTCCATCGCTTCTCCCATGGCACTATGCCCCTGCGCAACATCTTCAAG AACTGTACCTACTACTGGGGCTTCGCTGCATGGATGGCCTATTACATCAACCACCCTCTCTACACGCCACCCA tCTATGGAGAGCAGCAGGTGAAGATGGCCCTCATTATATTCCTG TTCTGCCAGATCGGAAATTTCTCCATCCACATCGCCCTGCGCAACCTTCGACCTCCCG GTTCTAAGACCAGGAAGATCCCGTACCCCACAAAGAATCCCTTCACCTGGATCTTCCTGCTCGTCTCTTGTCCTAACTACACCTATGAG CTGGGGTCCTGGCTGGGCTTCACCCTGATGACCCAGTGCCTGCCGGTGGCCTTCTTCACCCTGGTGGGCTTCGTCCAGATGACCGTGTGGGCCAAGGGCAAGCACCGCAGCTACCTGAAGGAGTTCCGTGACTACCCCTCCCTCCGCTCCCCCATCCTGCCCTTCATcctgtag